The Vicia villosa cultivar HV-30 ecotype Madison, WI linkage group LG1, Vvil1.0, whole genome shotgun sequence genome includes a region encoding these proteins:
- the LOC131637229 gene encoding B-type cell cycle switch protein ccs52A, translated as MDGPTGNRRDTPPSAISPPPSPSPENLRHVERMINSNHYTSPSRTIYSDRFIPSRSASKFALFDINTPTEGRDDSSSAYTTLLRTALFGPDAGGVAGPITPEKRESPSMTLPSRNIFRYKTETRQSMHSLSPFMSDDVVPGVNQIPVKAPRKVPRSPYKVLDAPALQDDFYLNLVDWSSHNVLAVGLGNCVYLWNACSSKVTKLCDLGVDDCVCSVGWAQRGTHLAVGTNNGKVQIWDAARCKKIRSMEGHRLRVGALAWSSSLLSSGGRDKNIYQRDIRTQEDFVSKLSGHKSEVCGLKWSYDNRELASGGNDNKLFVWNQHSTQPVLKYCEHTAAVKAIAWSPHLHGLLASGGGTADRCIRFWNTTTNSHLSCMDTGSQVCNLVWSKNVNELVSTHGYSQNQIIVWRYPTMSKLATLTGHTYRVLYLAISPDGQTIVTGAGDETLRFWNVFPSPKSQNTESEIGALSLGRTTIR; from the exons ATGGACGGACCAACCGGTAACCGACGAGATACTCCTCCGTCCGCAATCTCTCCGCCGCCATCTCCTTCACCGGAAAATCTCCGTCACGTGGAACGCATGATTAACTCCAACCATTACACATCGCCTTCTAGAACAATCTACTCCGATAGGTTTATTCCCAGTAGATCTGCCTCCAAATTCGCTTTGTTTGACATCAATACTCCTACCGAGGGACGCGATGATAGCTCTAGTGCTTACACCACTCTTCTAAGAACTGCGTTGTTCGGACCTGATGCGGGTGGTGTTGCGGGACCTATTACGCCGGAGAAGAGGGAGTCGCCGTCGATGACATTGCCGAGCAGGAATATTTTTAGGTACAAGACGGAGACGCGGCAGTCCATGCATTCGCTTTCGCCGTTTATGTCTGATGATGTTGTTCCCGGTGTTAATCAGATTCCGGTTAAGGCTCCCAGGAAGGTTCCTCGATCGCCTTATAAG GTTTTGGATGCACCTGCGTTGCAAGACGATTTTTATCTGAATCTGGTGGATTGGTCTTCGCACAATGTGTTGGCGGTTGGTCTGGGTAACTGCGTTTATCTATGGAATGCTTGTAGCAGTaaa GTGACTAAATTATGTGATTTAGGGGTTGATGACTGTGTTTGTTCTGTTGGCTGGGCACAACGGGGTACTCATCTTGCTGTTGGAACTAACAATGGTAAAGTTCAG ATTTGGGATGCCGCACGATGCAAGAAGATAAGATCTATGGAAGGGCATAGGTTACGCGTCGGGGCCTTGGCCTGGAGTTCATCTCTTTTGTCCTCTGGTGGACGGGATAAGAATATTTATCAACGAGATATACGCACACAAGAAGATTTTGTTAGTAAACTGTCTGGACACAAATCCGAG gtttgtggACTGAAGTGGTCTTATGATAACCGTGAGTTGGCATCAGGAGGAAACGACAACAAA CTGTTTGTTTGGAATCAACACTCGACCCAGCCTGTCCTGAAATACTGTGAGCACACAGCAGCTGTTAAAGCTATTGCATGGTCTCCTCATCTTCATGGACTTCTTGCATCTGGAGGAGGTACTGCAGACCGATGTATTCGTTTCTGGAATACAACCACAAACTCACACTTAAGCTGTATGGACACTGGAAGTCAG GTTTGCAATCTTGTCTGGTCCAAAAATGTCAATGAACTAGTAAGCACACATGGCTACTCCCAGAACCAGATAATTGTTTGGAGATACCCCACCATGTCAAAG TTGGCCACTCTTACAGGTCATACTTATAGGGTTCTTTATCTCGCCATCTCTCCAGATGGACAG ACTATTGTGACTGGAGCTGGCGATGAAACACTTAGGTTCTGGAATGTATTTCCTTCTCCTAAATCACAG AATACTGAAAGTGAAATCGGAGCATTATCTCTTGGAAGAACTACTATTAGGTGA